The Candida orthopsilosis Co 90-125, chromosome 7 draft sequence genome has a window encoding:
- a CDS encoding Sap185 protein (S. cerevisiae homolog SAP185 has protein serine/threonine phosphatase activity, has role in G1/S transition of mitotic cell cycle, tRNA wobble uridine modification and localizes to mitochondrion), with protein sequence MSGSFWKFSNGFTSLSNITTLLENYNSNQEQNDSSSVNTNKVEEEQRDVLIKLLDENDLLQELLSNNPMLLEFLRDEHVLSMLVDIVISNDSETETSEDKKGAKGKDTVTTPKDASKPSDSKEEETHEESSSGDKRDEEEPTHQDSGDSDDQDDEAEDESPEDRFRRRATLASEVLSADVWSLTDTVMESTENLNKLWSVLDSKDALDIHVSTHFMKIMEHLLDMKCDEMITYLIDNQPNLVEKFINHLSNPPLMDFLLKLISTDKPDNSTGIIEFLQNQDLISHLINALDVSDVPESDTEKGSKSHELLLIEQSSAADFLKALITISANSTADNSTIGPNELTRELVSKQQMTRLCDIMLKGGYALANGVGIIIEIIRKNNSDYDILPVLYITLESHPPTGRDPIYLGHLLRVFGERISDFNELLIKEHTDSKLRTPFGVIQPLGFERFKICELIAELLHCSNMALLNDNKGFDVVKERDELRTKMKEYDPISFKYNEAITLPHEDEENEEINDADETGNSIRDDTIDEFNKQEDTIDEDEPHANSNLTEEQIRANPVVGDFLKIALFDTQIISNILSMFFRFPWNNFLHNVVFDVVQQVLNGSMDIGFNKFLAIDLFHSADITNKIIEGQRLCTDYETSHNGLRLGFMGHLTLIAEEVVKFVQLFPSNTLSEYINEKIESDVWEDYVSNVLYDTREKYNAILGGNEDEDDRDEEDNTTFDEGLGEIIEEVKTGLVFHDDEEREVEEAHDEDTGNGDDEEKSDESKAKDKKDLLDSDESESDEDDHFSNYMSQQLANTSNNANQEREESSSEEDEDDKHITNEGDADDYIDPNDDGMSYKKSNPLYDSKGELKNAHPEFDKDADDDSDSSSNSSSDEELDADAPKLTRSASKN encoded by the coding sequence ATGTCTGGGctgttttggaaatttaGCAATGGGTTCACATCCCTATCAAATATTACCACCTTACTTGAAAACTATAATCTGAATCAAGAACAGAATGATTCCCTGTCGGTGAATACGAATAAAGTAGAAGAAGAACAGCGTGACGTGCTTATTAAATtattggatgaaaatgacTTACTACAGGAGCTTTTGTCTAATAACCCAATGTTATTGGAGTTTTTGAGAGATGAACATGTGTTGAGTATGTTGGTTGATATTGTTATATCAAACGATTCTGAAACGGAGACTCTGGAGGATAAGAAAGGAGCAAAGGGAAAAGACACAGTCACCACTCCAAAAGATGCCAGCAAACCATCTGACTCGAAAGAAGAGGAGACTCATGAAGAACTGTCGTCCGGTGACAAAAGggatgaagaagaaccaACCCACCAAGACTCTGGTGATCTGGATGACCAAGATGACGAAGCGGAGGATGAACTGCCTGAAGATAGGTTCAGACGAAGGGCAACCTTGGCGTCTGAAGTTCTCAGTGCCGATGTCTGGTCTTTGACTGATACTGTGATGGAGTCTACTGAAAATCTCAATAAGTTGTGGAGTGTCTTGGATTCAAAGGATGCACTTGACATTCATGTGTCAACACATTTTATGAAAATTATGGAGCATTTACTCGACATGAAATGTGATGAAATGATCACCTATCTTATAGacaatcaaccaaatttggtggaaaaatttatcaaccaTTTATCTAATCCACCATTGATGGATTTCTTGCTAAAATTAATTTCCACTGACAAACCTGATAACTCGACTGGTATAATAGAATTCTTGCAAAATCAAGACCTAATTTCACACTTGATAAATGCATTGGATGTGTCAGATGTTCCTGAGAGTGATACAGAGAAAGGCAGCAAAAGTCATGAGTTACTTTTAATTGAACAAAGCTCAGCTGCAGACTTTCTCAAGGCACTAATAACGATTTCAGCAAATTCTACCGCTGATAATTCAACTATAGGACCCAATGAACTTACAAGAGAGCTTGTTTCGAAGCAACAAATGACTAGGCTATGTGATATCATGCTTAAAGGTGGGTACGCCTTGGCAAATGGTGTAGGGATTATTATTGAGATCATCAGAAAGAACAACTCAGACTATGACATATTGCCTGTATTATATATCACCTTGGAAAGTCATCCACCAACTGGAAGAGACCCAATTTATCTTGGTCACTTGTTGAGGGTATTTGGAGAACGAATTCTGGATTTTAATGAgttgttgatcaaagagCATACTGATTCTAAATTGAGAACACCGTTTGGTGTGATTCAACCATTAGGATTTGAGAGATTTAAAATTTGTGAATTGATAGCTGAGTTGTTGCATTGTTCTAACATggcattgttgaatgataaCAAAGGCTTCGATGTTGTGAAAGAGCGTGATGAATTGAGAACAAAAATGAAGGAGTATGATCCAATTAGCTTTAAGTACAATGAGGCTATCACGTTACCTCATGAAGACGAAGAAAACGAAGAAATTAATGATGCTGATGAGACAGGCAACTCAATCAGGGACGACactattgatgaatttaacAAGCAGGAGGACACCATTGACGAGGATGAACCACATGCAAATTCTAATTTAACTGAAGAACAAATTAGGGCAAATCCAGTAGTGGGtgactttttgaaaattgcatTGTTCGACACGCAGATTATTTCCAATATATTATCAATGTTTTTCCGCTTTCCTTGGAACAACTTTTTGCACAATGTTGTGTTTGATGTCGTGCAACAGGTATTAAATGGATCCATGGATATTGgatttaataaatttttggccattgatttgtttcaCCTGGCTGATATCACCAACAAGATTATCGAAGGTCAAAGGCTATGTACCGATTATGAAACCAGCCACAACGGTTTACGTTTGGGATTTATGGGTCATTTGACCTTAATTGCGGAAGAGGTTGTCAAGTTTGTGCAATTGTTCCCATCAAACACATTGAGTGAATACattaatgaaaaaattgagagCGATGTGTGGGAGGATTATGTGAGTAACGTGTTATATGATACTCGAGAAAAGTATAATGCCATTTTGGGGGGAAATGAGGATGAAGACGACAGAGATGAGGAAGACAATACAACGTTTGACGAAGGGTTGGGTGAGATTATCGAAGAGGTTAAAACTGGATTGGTTTTCCATGACGATGAGGAAAGAGAAGTTGAAGAGGCTCATGATGAGGATACTGGTAATGGTGACGACGAAGAGAAGAGTGACGAAAGTAAAGCCAAAGATAAGAAGGATTTGTTAGATAGTGATGAATCGGAATCTGACGAGGATGATCATTTTTCGAACTACATGTCGCAACAACTCGCCAATACTTCAAATAACGCAAACCAGGAACGTGAAGAGAGTTCAAGTGAGGAAGATGAGGATGACAAACATATTACAAATGAAGGTGACGCTGATGACTATATAGATCCTAATGATGACGGTATGTCATACAAGAAATCCAACCCGTTGTATGATAGTAAGggtgaattgaaaaatgcaCATCCTGAGTTTGATAAGGATGCAGATGACGATTCAGATTCAAGTTCAAACTCAAGTTCAGATGAGGAGCTTGACGCAGATGCTCCTAAATTGACGAGATCTGCAAGCAAAAATTAA
- a CDS encoding Sfi1 centrin-binding protein (involved in spindle pole body duplication) yields MEYKEALHGILKELKKLEDHNVEDSGEYETFAKSAINYLRTFLALDGNNHVLSLWSNIETIGYHTVAYRGTPSTHEIDFSNVLNHLKTRNDTNEGSLRAMLNLLSDSANPLRIKSDYQTIARKLTNILHRTIQSRDNAEHELKDYICSCLLYDMNFYKNLINEDNLEDTEVLADIVESQNNDDEGDSVFSTTESIDIYHPLELSSNNSSFLAIYRLLLPVLVARPTVSVWKVSCSIIEVFKKHQHVNYFESSDREIDISPLFSNMHKHLNQRYIQESTSTFLRGTEEDARTDPMSVFPGLMQVVTELKDFSRDVNPDFPRLFRHYLEFLDQNIPMATKGDYEYIEELPEVVNSILESGSAIDLKGVLERFIFLQSLLSCENPSESVTLLMRASCFDFERLRGLEEFMYQVWRSNLARVRKVESLCPKLVKRPSILSKWRLVTTKIQLRDQITSSHYEEKLQLLMIWRLKMALKKIREFGFKARQLNMRRVLNKWFSTFALVKGYYADAEELYTKTLLRKYTNAWKEKAKYAERTYVELEERCEYFIELNIQSLLKRTFTNWYRLLNPESGAVDLFSKLQQFKEIRNHFVVEIWFRKWQQSTELIYKLENFKHKQNRRVVHIVFDKWRCQLRLDEWAQKTIYDRNISKKKALFEKWRSNSSRALEARSFQDRKLIQHYFKIWTLRRNANMFAASQELNAMSDVFKNWELETMAKHCENSANRELVVSIYTQWEEKLKEAVMRDAEAAEFSEHSLGRVALKRWKTVLDAAKKLDFQADNAVANKFLTKWRSRCNKWMQEFEHVGLIDRHRLKYAWSAWKDKYDSVVEDKLATRLQYVTDYSDSLLKSRYFAEWREQYFYQKELQNIDFSYIPSLRTFISHWIQRLEEVHELNEKIKIHDEGLIYKTFAYWWSRLEQIDAMNEQGEDQFAQRNFALLRRSTQDWIFKFNKGVKRHYQLLDTFQERADKRLARNVIHLWLQKHRDRLEEEELANETYVSNSSPLASRTHQQRQLKGENTVPTPQRQFSPSKISTPRSKVPSPSKLQETSQRMRNQQVSQLRERFGRAKLSQRYKSNRPISPVKLNYDVDLSPPKDENRPILDNEFLSPNTSRSSSPTEVPSQLNTLNDSWIISTAKRVGRIKPIAFPTGEENDVRLSPASKVKRESRILI; encoded by the coding sequence ATGGAATATAAGGAGGCCCTACATGGCATCTTAaaggaattgaagaagcttGAGGATCATAATGTGGAAGATTCAGGAGAATATGAGACGTTTGCAAAGTCGGCAATCAACTATTTGAGAACCTTTTTGGCGCTAGATGGAAATAATCATGTTTTAAGCTTGTGGTCGaatattgaaacaattggcTACCATACCGTAGCGTATCGTGGGACACCAAGCACACATGAGATCGATTTTTCTAATGTTTTGAACCATCTTAAAACCAGGAATGACACCAACGAAGGTTCACTCCGAGCGATGCTCAATCTTCTTTCAGATTCTGCAAATCCATTACGAATAAAATCAGACTACCAAACGATAGCGAGGAAGCTCACCAATATCTTGCACCGCACGATCCAGCTGAGAGACAATGCTGAGCATGAGCTCAAAGACTACATATGTTCTTGTCTTCTATACGATATGAACTTCTACAAGAATCTCATCAATGAGGATAATTTAGAAGACACTGAAGTCCTAGCAGATATCGTCGAGTCACAGAATAATGACGATGAAGGAGATTCAGTGTTTAGCACTACAGAATCTATAGACATTTACCATCCCCTTGAATTAAGCTCAAacaattcttcatttttGGCCATTTATCGTCTTCTTTTGCCAGTTTTGGTTGCACGTCCAACTGTGAGCGTGTGGAAAGTATCCTGCTCAATAATAGAGGTTTTCAAGAAGCACCAGCATGTCAACTACTTTGAGAGTAGTGACAGAGAGATTGACATTTCACccttattttcaaatatgcACAAACACTTGAACCAAAGATATATACAAGAGTCAACTAGCACATTTCTAAGAGGTACAGAAGAAGATGCACGCACGGACCCAATGTCGGTATTCCCGGGTCTTATGCAAGTTGTCACAGAGCTAAAGGACTTTAGCAGAGATGTTAACCCTGACTTTCCTCGTCTATTCAGACACTATCTCGAGTTCTTGGATCAAAATATACCCATGGCTACTAAAGGGGACTACGAGTACATTGAAGAACTACCAGAGGTTGTTAACTCGATTTTAGAGTCGGGGTCTGCAATTGACTTGAAAGGCGTGTTGGAAAGATTCATTTTTCTACAGTCGCTATTACTGTGTGAAAACCCCTCAGAACTGGTAACTTTGCTCATGCGTGCCAGTTGTTTTGACTTTGAAAGGCTAAGAGGTTTGGAGGAGTTCATGTATCAGGTTTGGAGAAGCAATTTGGCAAGGGTGAGAAAGGTTGAGAGTCTTTGCCCGAAGCTCGTCAAGAGACCACTGATATTGTCAAAATGGAGGTTGGTTACGACAAAGATCCAATTGAGAGATCAGATAACTTCATCGCATTATGAAGAGAAGttacaattgttgatgatatggagattgaaaatggcCTTGAAGAAAATAAGGGAGTTTGGGTTCAAAGCGAGACAATTGAATATGAGGCGTGTTCTTAATAAATGGTTTAGCACATTTGCTTTGGTCAAGGGTTATTATGCAGATGCAGAGGAACTTTATACAAAAACTCTACTTCGAAAGTATACGAATGcttggaaagaaaaagcGAAATACGCTGAACGAACATATGTTGAACTAGAGGAGAGATGCGAATACTTTATTGAGTTAAATATTCAATCCCTTTTGAAAAGGACCTTTACCAATTGGTATAGGTTATTGAACCCGGAGTCCGGCGCggttgatttgttttccaaattgcaacaatttaaaGAAATAAGAAATCACTTTGTGGTTGAAATCTGGTTTCGGAAATGGCAGCAATCCACAGAAttgatttacaaattggaaaattttaaacacaaacaaaatcgCCGAGTGGTTCATATTGTGTTTGATAAATGGCGATGCCAATTACGTCTCGACGAATGGGCGCAAAAAACCATCTATGACCgtaatatttcaaaaaagaaggcGCTTTTTGAGAAATGGAGGCTGAATTCATCCCGAGCACTTGAGGCTCGATCATTCCAAGATAGAAAACTCATTCAGCACTATTTCAAGATATGGACATTGAGAAGGAATGCCAATATGTTTGCGGCCTCGCAAGAACTAAACGCGATGAGTGATGTCTTTAAAAATTGGGAACTTGAAACAATGGCGAAACACTGTGAGAATTCAGCAAACAGAGAGTTGGTGGTGTCAATATACACACAATGGgaggagaaattgaaggagGCAGTCATGCGAGATGCCGAAGCTGCGGAGTTTAGTGAACACTCTTTAGGAAGGGTTGCTTTGAAACGATGGAAAACCGTATTAGATGCCGCtaaaaaattggattttcAAGCTGATAATGCGGTTGCTAATAAGTTTCTCACCAAATGGAGGAGTCGTTGCAATAAATGGATGCAAGAGTTTGAGCATGTCGGGTTAATTGACAGACATCGGCTTAAATATGCTTGGTCAGCTTGGAAGGATAAGTACGATTCTGTAGTGGAGGACAAATTAGCCACCCGTTTACAATACGTGACCGATTACTCAGACTCATTATTGAAGCTGAGATATTTTGCCGAGTGGAGAGAACAATATTTCTACCAAAAGGAATTGCAGAATATCGACTTTTCATACATTCCAAGTCTTCGAACATTTATTTCCCATTGGATACAGCGTCTTGAAGAGGTtcatgaattgaatgagaaGATTAAAATTCACGACGAAGGGTTGATTTATAAGACCTTTGCATATTGGTGGTCGCGCCTTGAGCAGATAGATGCCATGAATGAACAAGGAGAAGACCAGTTTGCTCAGAGAAATTTTGCGCTTTTGAGACGAAGTACACAGGACTGGATATTCAAGTTTAACAAGGGCGTAAAACGACACTATCAGTTACTAGACACTTTCCAAGAACGAGCTGACAAACGTTTGGCTAGAAATGTGATTCACTtatggttgcaaaaacatAGAGATAGgttggaagaagaggagCTTGCTAATGAAACTTACGTGAGTAATTCTTCTCCTCTTGCAAGTAGGACCCACCAACAGAGGCAACTTAAAGGAGAGAATACGGTTCCTACACCACAAAGACAATTTTCACCAAGCAAGATATCAACCCCACGCTCAAAGGTGCCCAGTCCTTCGAAACTACAAGAAACGTCACAACGAATGAGAAATCAACAAGTATCGCAATTACGAGAACGTTTTGGCAGGGCCAAATTATCACAACGTTATAAACTGAACAGGCCCATTTCGCCCGTGAAATTGAACTACGATGTGGATCTTTCTCCACCAAAAGATGAAAACAGACCCATCCTTGACAACGAGTTCCTTAGTCCTAATACTTCTAGATCATCGAGCCCAACTGAAGTTCCATCACAGTTGAATACTTTGAACGATTCATGGATTATATCCACGGCTAAAAGAGTGGGTCGTATCAAGCCGATTGCTTTTCCTACAGGAGAGGAAAATGATGTTAGACTTTCACCGGCTAGCAAAGTGAAAAGAGAATCTAGAATTTTAATATAA
- a CDS encoding Bck1 protein (protein similar to S. cerevisiae Bck1p MAP of cell integrity pathway) gives MASDSIIYDKYGDLSFYQPPQRQYQSSESNSERTSFDSISSSGASQSFHTPISQEFAQGGSTAMLPYPTSDLNTISPVPESPEAESSKHGETSSPSKSITNSLTSNAIGSIIGSYNYSQSSVDLQKKSATPELIKQTSSDSYTRIGSDNSRSTSSHRRQDSDTSTLSNQSSNEQQNKSKRFVRYAMNTQAHSVNASKKWDIDNVLQWLRKHQFNSSWQDTFKNNEISGNRFLELENFDKNSMIWKQFSKYLKLDSNLNSIERFIELLRNETEKESENKDNLLPANIKYENRKSTPVFSKHKSSSSVSSTNSASSTQRPTSYIDIRSKDQPPTSAHSFFRRNRSGSNEGDTKRKSQVFDENKRHSKLDFKKNGGILNTIRKYGGDKAVGMVKASTGRQSNRNSTVSSYSNQSPVQEFESLSPTLVPPRPVARRSIDSTNSASSVPLFRIERYEEVPSPLDDIYMPQKFSQYAAKTILVSSDNRSFVPFSLANDELDDIPSARSKIISHLGMVDVGTTTIHLTDFNATEGEALPDDLMSKVLQQDSLVKFVVKQYVDSPDGTLKTTSTVSSDSKSFETSDEHRTYPATPQYLLQNLNTTNVDYWNFKEQANLSKISENPKTASRETQIDASILSEGRASEPGSFTNELTRNFDQLRQKSNHHNFPLKFPFRTNSKKKTPLLQIDTSGFVSSRNSSASPESTGSSFKVIRKGANEINFDERRKSPFEKKAPKLIANIYESSLSDFKSSPISATTVMTLRDDPRDAKLKKSASQRSDLRTDSIKARRAAPPPPKDRRSQIRQQHSALLNVQSIHSPASSSNSRNSDGDSEDDFFVKPMDSKEVSAEHSGGICDTESTKSDADSESDFFVKPMRQKTSQMTVRPPVEELYDNLEKYFPHTNLDKPIIDEESPEQPIKEKKPSISRTFSNANISPVNQQQTAPTNNARIKRMKTIRGVANEARRKALKWKQQSPPITFANISRENSKKLARSNTKMWGQKVFEVTSSEIERGVVNKFQNKDGRYQEFAWIKGELIGRGSFGDVYLGLNVTTGEMLAVKQVVRSNKLDLEGIMALHKEIETMKDLDHKHIVQYLGYERKNNTYSLFLEYVAGGSIAMCLKSYGKFDETLIRIITKQVLLGLEYLHSNNIIHRDLKADNLLLDIDGTCKISDFGISRKNNDIYSNANMSMKGTIFWMAPEVIDNMVEGYSAKVDIWSLGCVVLEMFAGKRPWSNEAAISVIYKAGKEKKAPPIPKDIAHLVSEEAENFINRCFTIDPALRPTAEELLNDPFVTTSREFNFGSTELGRLIKFNSKVYPS, from the coding sequence ATGGCCTCCGATTCTATAATATACGACAAGTATGGTGATCTATCCTTCTATCAGCCTCCCCAAAGGCAATACCAGTCCCTGGAATCTAACTCTGAGAGAACCAGCTTTGATTCCATTAGCAGTTCAGGAGCTAGCCAATCCTTCCATACTCCCATTAGTCAAGAATTTGCTCAAGGAGGGTCTACTGCTATGCTTCCCTACCCAACGCTGGATTTGAATACTATAAGTCCTGTTCCAGAGTCTCCAGAGGCTGAATCGAGTAAGCATGGGGAAACCTCCTCACCTTCGAAGTCTATTACAAATAGTCTCACATCGAATGCCATAGGGTCCATCATAGGAAGCTACAATTACAGTCAAAGCTCTGTAGATTTGCAGAAAAAGTCGGCAACTCCTGAATTGATAAAGCAGACGTCAAGCGACTCATATACAAGAATTGGTCTGGACAACAGTCGCTCTACGCTGTCGCATCGTCGACAAGACTCTGATACATCCACCTTGTCAAACcaatcttcaaatgaacaacaaaataaaagcAAGCGGTTTGTTAGGTATGCAATGAACACCCAAGCACATTCAGTAAATGCTTCCAAGAAATGGGATATAGATAATGTCCTACAATGGCTAAGAAAGCACCAATTCAACAGCTCATGGCAAGATACATTCAAGAATAATGAGATATCAGGAAATCGGTTTTTGgagttggaaaattttgacaagaattcgatgatttggaagcaattttcaaagtatttgaagCTTGACTCTAATCTCAACTCTATAGAGAGATTCATCGAGCTACTACGAAATGAAACTGAAAAGGAATCAGAAAATAAAGATAACCTACTACCGGCGAACATAAAGTATGAAAACAGGAAATCGACACCAgtcttttcaaaacacaAGTCAAGCTCCTCTGTGTCTTCTACAAACTCCGCATCATCAACGCAGCGGCCAACCTCTTACATAGATATAAGGTCTAAAGACCAGCCTCCTACATCGGCTCACCTGTTTTTCCGAAGAAACAGGAGTGGATCAAATGAAGGTGAtacaaagagaaaaagtCAAGTATTCGATGAAAACAAGAGACATTCCAAGTTAGACTTTAAGAAAAATGGTGGTATTCTTAATACAATTAGAAAGTATGGTGGGGACAAAGCAGTTGGTATGGTGAAGGCATCTACAGGACGACAAAGTAACAGAAATAGCACAGTGCTGTCGTATTCGAATCAACTGCCGGTACAAGAGTTTGAGAGCTTATCTCCGACGTTGGTACCTCCTAGGCCGGTTGCTCGGAGATCAATTGACAGTACAAATTCTGCAAGCTCGGTTCCCTTGTTTCGGATTGAAAGGTACGAAGAGGTGCCATCACCTTTAGATGATATATACATGCCGCAGAAGTTTCTGCAATATGCTGCAAAGACTATCTTAGTCAGTAGTGACAATAGATCCTTTGTTCCATTCTCATTAGCAAATGATGAACTAGATGATATTCCATCGGCCAGGCTGAAAATAATCCTGCATTTGGGCATGGTTGATGTGGGAACTACTACTATACATTTGACTGATTTTAATGCGACCGAAGGAGAAGCCTTGCCTGATGATTTGATGTCAAAAGTTCTTCAGCAAGATTCTTTAGTGAAGTTTGTTGTTAAACAATATGTTGACTCGCCCGATGGAACATTGAAAACTACCTCGACAGTTTCATCAGATTCCAAGTCGTTCGAAACCAGCGACGAACACAGGACATACCCAGCGACTCCACAATATTTATTGCAAAATCTCAATACCACCAATGTTGATTATTGGAACTTTAAAGAACAAGcaaatttgtcaaagatTTCTGAAAATCCGAAAACTGCATCCAGAGAAACTCAGATAGATGCTTCAATACTAAGTGAAGGAAGGGCAAGTGAACCAGGATCATTTACAAATGAGTTGACACGAAATTTCGATCAACTAAGGCAGAAATCCAACCATCACAATTTCCCTTTGAAGTTTCCTTTTCGGACCAATagtaaaaagaaaacgCCTTTGCTTCAAATCGATACTTCGGGTTTCGTTAGTCTGAGGAACTCTTCGGCGTCTCCTGAATCTACAGGGTCTTCATTTAAAGTGATAAGAAAGGGTGctaatgaaatcaattttgatgagAGGCGAAAGTCAccttttgaaaagaaggcGCCAAAATTAATTGCAAACATATATGAATCATCCCTATCTGACTTCAAAAGCTCACCTATTTCAGCAACCACGGTTATGACACTAAGAGATGACCCGAGGgatgcaaaattgaaaaagagcGCTAGTCAAAGAAGTGATTTAAGGACGGACTCAATAAAGGCGCGAAGAGCTGCTCCACCTCCACCTAAAGATCGTCGCTCTCAGATTCGACAACAGCACTCAGCTTTGCTCAATGTTCAATCCATACACTCTCCTGCTAGCTCAAGTAACAGTAGGAATTCTGATGGGGATAGTGAAGATGATTTTTTTGTGAAGCCCATGGATAGTAAGGAAGTATCTGCAGAGCACTCAGGTGGTATTTGTGATAcagaatcaacaaagtcTGATGCTGACTCTGAAAGTGATTTTTTTGTCAAGCCAATGAGACAAAAGACGCTGCAGATGACGGTTAGACCTCCTGTTGAAGAGCTTTATGACAACTTGGAAAAGTACTTTCCTCATACAAATCTTGACAAGCCGATAATCGATGAGGAATCACCAGAACAGCCCATAAAGGAAAAAAAGCCGTCTATTTCGCggacattttcaaatgccAATATTTCCCCTGTCAATCAGCAGCAAACGGCACCCACAAATAATGCACGgatcaaaagaatgaaaacTATTAGAGGTGTCGCCAACGAGGCGCGTCGTAAGGCATTGAAGTGGAAGCAACAATCGCCACCTATCACATTTGCAAACATTTCCAGAGAAAATAGTAAGAAATTGGCAAGATCAAATACCAAAATGTGGGGACAAAAAGTGTTTGAAGTTACAAGCAGCGAAATTGAGCGTGGAGTTGTAAACAAgttccaaaacaaagacGGTCGTTATCAAGAGTTTGCCTGGATAAAGGGTGAATTGATTGGACGTGGATCTTTTGGTGATGTATATTTGGGTTTGAATGTAACCACTGGTGAAATGTTGGCAGTGAAGCAAGTTGTTAGAAGCAACAAACTTGATCTAGAAGGAATAATGGCATTACATAAGGAGATTGAAACGATGAAGGATTTAGACCATAAGCACATTGTACAGTATCTCGGTTATGAGCGGAAGAATAACACCTAtagtttgtttttggagTATGTTGCTGGTGGATCAATTGCCATGTGTCTCAAATCGTATGGGAAATTTGATGAGACTTTGATTAGGATTATTACCAAACAAGTTTTGCTAGGTTTGGAATATCTACATTCTAATAACATCATCCACCGAGACTTGAAAGCGgataatttgttgttggatattGATGGTACTTGCAAAATATCTGACTTTGGAATATCTCGTAAAAATAATGACATTTACAGCAACGCCAATATGTCTATGAAAGGAACTATATTTTGGATGGCACCAGAGGTTATTGATAACATGGTGGAGGGATATAGCGCCAAGGTTGATATATGGTCATTGGGATgtgttgttttggaaatgttTGCTGGAAAACGTCCTTGGTCAAATGAGGCTGCAATTAGTGTCATTTATAAGGCaggaaaagagaagaaggCGCCACCTATTCCTAAAGATATCGCACATTTGGTAAGTGAAGAGGCtgaaaatttcataaaCAGGTGTTTCACTATAGATCCGGCATTGAGACCCACCGCAGaggaattgttgaatgacCCTTTTGTCACCACGTCTCGAGAGTTTAATTTTGGATCGACAGAGTTGGGCAGACTCATCAAGTTTAATAGTAAAGTGTATCCTTCATAA
- a CDS encoding Mrpl49 protein (S. cerevisiae homolog MRPL49 is structural constituent of mitochondrial large ribosomal subunit): MSLLFNRTARIIRPICYSPVVRFQSTIAASSKVTPNISLTNSLPKQDIYKSISALKLSSNGSKDLYAITRLYNMPYLVTKGDKIYLPYKLKNVKVGDVLNLNDVTTLGSTTHTLNVSSGIDTSIYELQASVVEITREPLYQVVKKKPRCRRVKTTNVEPFQTVLRVNELRLK; the protein is encoded by the coding sequence ATGTCACTCCTATTTAATCGAACGGCCAGAATTATACGACCAATATGCTACAGTCCTGTTGTTAGGTTTCAAAGCACAATCGCTGCATCAAGCAAGGTCACACCCAACATTTCACTTACGAACTCACTTCCAAAACAAGACATCTACAAAAGTATATCTGCACTTAAGCTTTCATCCAATGGATCCAAAGACTTGTATGCAATTACGCGATTATACAACATGCCTTACTTGGTAACAAAGGGGGATAAGATATATTTACCatacaagttgaaaaatgtcAAAGTAGGTGATGTATTGAACTTAAATGATGTCACTACGTTAGGATCTACAACTCACACTTTAAATGTCAGCAGTGGTATTGATACTTCCATTTACGAGTTACAAGCAAGTGTGGTTGAGATAACTAGAGAACCCCTCTACCAAGTGgtgaaaaagaaaccaaGATGTAGAAGAGTAAAGACTACAAATGTTGAACCTTTCCAAACTGTATTGAGGGTTAATGAGTTAAGATTAAAGTAA